The following proteins are encoded in a genomic region of Dialister hominis:
- a CDS encoding trimeric intracellular cation channel family protein, whose translation MITTWLIFEMAGTIAFAFSGAAVGLYKRMDIFGITVLSVMTAVGGGMIRDVLCGITPPSVLRSPEGLIVSIVTALVVGFGYPLFRIPKSGKWVITILYHLSDTIGLAAFTVTGALTAFYRYPGYDIVLPVMLGLITAVGGGIIRDMMARRMPVVLYMDVYAIASIAGGLLLCALREPLGTPLASWISFAFVLLLRFLAIHYHWQLYHPHRRFRRIQRD comes from the coding sequence ATGATTACTACCTGGCTGATTTTCGAAATGGCAGGGACGATTGCCTTTGCTTTTTCCGGCGCTGCTGTCGGGCTCTACAAAAGAATGGATATTTTCGGCATCACGGTGCTCTCCGTCATGACGGCGGTCGGCGGGGGAATGATCCGCGATGTCCTCTGTGGCATCACGCCGCCATCAGTCCTCCGTTCTCCGGAAGGGCTCATCGTGTCGATCGTGACGGCGCTTGTCGTCGGCTTCGGCTATCCTCTTTTCCGCATCCCGAAGAGCGGGAAATGGGTCATCACGATCCTGTACCACTTGTCCGATACGATCGGCCTTGCCGCTTTCACCGTGACAGGGGCGCTCACTGCGTTCTACCGCTATCCTGGCTACGACATCGTCCTTCCCGTTATGCTGGGGCTCATCACCGCTGTCGGAGGCGGCATCATCCGCGATATGATGGCGCGCCGCATGCCCGTCGTCCTTTACATGGACGTCTATGCCATCGCATCGATTGCAGGCGGCCTTCTCCTCTGCGCTTTGAGAGAGCCATTGGGCACGCCGCTCGCCTCCTGGATTTCCTTTGCCTTCGTCCTGCTCCTCCGTTTTCTTGCCATCCATTACCACTGGCAGCTCTATCATCCGCACCGCCGTTTCCGCAGGATCCAGAGGGACTGA
- a CDS encoding site-2 protease family protein produces the protein MFDFLDLSTLIYRVPALLLALSFHEYAHAVVSDSLGDPTPSATGRLTMNPLAHLDAVGTLLLVLCGFGWAKPVMIDPRYYKNYRSGVLKVSLAGPGGNLLLCFISIFLMGLLQRFGMLGMGGYQFLYWIMLYNVWFAFFNLIPVPPLDGSKVVSMLLPGELSWKFENFNAQYGFIILMVVVFSGVANKFLSPLSNLFVTLCYNITYILL, from the coding sequence ATGTTCGATTTTCTTGACCTGTCTACGCTGATCTACCGCGTACCAGCGCTTCTTCTGGCGCTCTCCTTCCATGAATACGCGCACGCCGTCGTATCCGACTCGCTCGGAGATCCCACGCCTTCTGCCACGGGCCGTCTGACGATGAACCCGCTGGCGCACCTTGATGCTGTGGGCACGCTGCTGCTTGTCCTCTGCGGATTTGGCTGGGCGAAGCCCGTCATGATCGACCCGCGCTATTACAAAAACTACCGCTCCGGCGTCCTCAAAGTATCCCTGGCAGGCCCCGGCGGCAACCTTCTTCTCTGCTTCATTTCCATCTTTCTCATGGGGCTCTTGCAGAGATTCGGCATGCTCGGCATGGGCGGATACCAGTTTCTTTACTGGATCATGCTTTACAACGTATGGTTCGCCTTCTTCAACCTCATCCCGGTCCCGCCGCTCGACGGCTCCAAAGTCGTCAGCATGCTTCTTCCTGGCGAACTCTCCTGGAAATTTGAAAACTTCAACGCACAATACGGCTTCATCATCCTCATGGTCGTTGTATTCTCCGGAGTTGCCAACAAATTCCTGAGCCCGCTCTCCAACCTCTTCGTAACCCTCTGCTACAACATTACCTACATCCTGCTATAG